The DNA window GAGATGGGATGATTTCCTAGCGTTTCTTAGTCCTTATTTAGAGTCAGGCTTGGCTGTTTCGCAAAAGCCAGGCCACATGCTTCCTGGTATTTTTTAAGACCTTCTTCCTCTGCGTGAAGAGCGGAATCAAGGTCACCAATCTTTTGGTATACATGAATAACTTCTTTAATGTTCTCTAAGGCTTGGCAGGATTTGCCGAGACGAAATTCGGAGATTGATTTCAGGTAAAGAACCAGAGCGTATCCAGCACTTTCTTTATCACCGATTTTTGTTCTCACTGCTAAGGACTGATCGTAAAAAGCGATTGCACCTTCGTAGTCCCTGGTTTTTTGTTTTAGGCTTCCGAGGGCAGTAAGCTTATTTGCCAGCTGGGTATCTGTCTCCGGTGTGTAGTTCTTGAGCGAACTTTCGATCACGTTGGTTTCAGGTTCTGCATAAATTGCAGTGGAGATGCTTAAAATTAAGGCAATTTTAATTAATTTGTTCATCTTTTTATCTCCCAGCCGAGGCTTTGTCTAATATAGTGCAAGCGCCGTGCCAAGTTTCTGGGATTCTCGCGATTTTTTATTTATAAAACCTGAAAATTTCCCGGAACTTGGCATAGTATAGCCTTTTGGGTTCTGGATGTATATGGGGAGGGGTGTAAGGAGTTCCTTCCACCCCGTTAGGAAGGTATTAAATGGAAGAAGCTGGACTGTTTCTTAGATCGATGCCTCTTCTAACTCTAAATCTGCTGATTTTTTACCCTGTTCGAATGGATATTTGAGATTCGTAAGGCTTGCGATCTCGTGCATACAATCGTGAAGGAAATCTTCATGGTCCATATCAGGCTCAAAATGTCTCAGTTTTCCAGCACGAACTATGAAGCTCGTCCTACGCAAGAATCCTCTGGGCTTATATTCTAATCCTAGGCAAAGAACTGCTAGTGGTTCTTCTGGTTTTCCTACAATAAATCTGAATCCGCCCGGGCGGCCTTTCCCCATTTTATAAGGGACGGTGGTTTGTTCCGGGAAGATCACGAGCATATTGCCTTCGTTGAGCACTTTCTTAGCAAATAGAAGATCGTTCTTACTTTTTCTAGGTTCTTTTCTATTGAGAGGAATCCCTCCGCATTTTAGAAAATAGTCCATGAAAATAGGAGCTGCGAGAGAATCTTTCATGATCGCCCAGATATCCATTCTTCTATGATATAATGCTTTGGAAAGTCCCAGAGGAATATCATCATTCCTTTGGTGTTTGGAGAGTACTAAAACCTTTCCGGTTTGAGGTACATTTTCTAATCCATAAACTTCTGTTTTATAAAATAAGGATCCGTAGAGTCTTCCGAACCAGCGTAATGCTTTTCTGGCTAATTCAGAACTTCCTGGATGAGGTTTTTGTATATTCTTGGATGGCATTGTTAAATTAGAGGTTTGTTAGCGGAGAAGGTTGCAAAATAGCGTAGGCAATTGCGTTACAATTTAGTTGCCTGAGAAAGTCCGCGACAGGGATCGCAGCGGAAATCCGGCGACGTGACATGTAATGGTGCGTCGCTGATTGGAGCGTAGAGCCCGGTCCGAGCGAAGCGAGTGAGTCGCCCGAGCCTAAAAAACGAATAGCCTTGGCATGGAATTCTTCTAAACTCGTTTTGGAAGGTCTGCCGGATGGTCGCGCTTTCTTTTCTGATCGAGTGGATTTTCCCTCATTCGGGAAGTTTGTGAGGAAAGTCCGGACACCATAGAACCACGGGACCGGGTAATTCCCGGAGTTCGGGATCGTAAGAAACCGGATATGGAAAGTGCAGCAGAAAATATACCGCTAGTTTTCTAGTAAGGGTGAAATGGCGGGGTAAGAGCCCACCGCCGCTTTTGTGAAGAAGCGGGCAATGTAAACCCTCCCGGGTGCAATCTCGAATAGGCGGCCATCGTTGGTTCTGCAGGGCCGTGGGTAGAGAGCAAAGAGTCTTTTCGGTAACTAAAAGACCAAGATAAATGATCATCGCTCGCAAGAGTACAAAATCCGGCTTATAGTCAGGCCTTCCACTTGGCATTATGTATAAAACGAGGATCTGCCTGGCTTCAGGAGCGAAGCGACTATACGCAGATCTTCCACTGTCCTTATATGAATATTATAAATATGGAATGGTTCACAAGAGAAGCGATCCTGGTTTTAATACTTGGATCTGTTTTTGCTTTTTTACTTACTTATACATTCGAATATTTGATTAAACATACAGATAAACTTCAGTTTCAAAAGAATACAAAACGTTATTTGAGATTGCCCATATTGTATAGATTGGCAGGTTTCTTTTTAATCTCCTTAGTTCCAATCCTCCTTTTAGGAGATACATATTTTACTTTTCAGAAGAATGGGATCTTCAGTTTTCCGGACCCGATCTTATGTTTGGTTTCTTTTCTGTTATTTTTGGCTGGGACATTACTTATATTCTATTGTAAGAATTATAGGATCGTATTAGAGAAGGATGCTATCTTATCTGAAGGAGTTTTCCGAAAACATAAAAGGCTCTTTTGGAAGGATATTCAATCGGTTCGATTCGAAAGATCTACTTTTTTCCTAAACGATGGTAAGAATCAAATAGAAGTAGTTAGCCTTTTGTCTGGCTTTGAGATTTTTTTATCTGCTCTGGAAGAATCTGTTGCACCCGATCTGTATGAAGATGCATTTCGAAAGTATAAGAAGTTTTTAAGAAAGTCCTGAGGACAAACCTTTTCATAAATCAATTTTTCTTATTAATTCTTTCCTTTCCAGAATTTCTCCCTTCGATTTTTCTAGCTCTATGTCTAAACCGGAAAAATACCCGTACAGCGTTCAACAAAAAGTGGCATGGGGAGATATGGATGCATTTGGTCATGTGAATAATGTTGTCTATGCAAGATATTTCGAAACTGCAAGGGCATCATATTTTGATGATATGGGTCTATGGGAATCTCCTCAGAAGCCTATGGAAGGTGGGCCGGTCCTTACTCATATAGAAATGGATTATAGAAAGCAGGTTCGTTTTCCGGAAACGATTGATATTTCCGTAAAATTGGAATCTGTAAAGAACAGATCTTTTTCTATCGTTTGTTCCATGTGGAATCAGGCAGGGGAATGCGTGTTGACTGGAAAAGCGGAACTGTTATGGTTTAATTTTTCTACCGGAAAACCGGCGGCGATCCCAGATGCCTACAAGGAACAATTCTTCCAACAAAACAAATGAAACGCCGGCAATCACAAGCGTAAAAGAATTTTTATCAGAGGAATCTCTTTCGCGATTTCGTTTCGCGATGTCCCTTTTTCTTTTTTTCGCGGGATTTGGTTTATTGTTAGGCGACCCTGCTTCTGAGGGCCTCTTAGATCCAAGATGGATAAGAGTCGTTCATGTTACATTAATTTGTATCTCTATATTCTTAAGTTTTAAATTCGAAAATTTTAAAAAATACAGCGAGTTGGTTTTATTATTCCATTTCGCGGTGATGAGTATTCATTCATTTTATCTTTTGTATGTGAATGGTTTATATCTGGGTTATTTATTCGGGTTGATACTCGTTGTATTTAGCACCGGTGTTTCTATTAATAATCGCAGGGTCCTTATTCCGGTCCTTCTACTATTCATAGCGGTTGCATTCTTTGTTGGGATACATGTAAAAAATCCTAAGATAGATGTTGGGATGTATTATTTCGGCCTAATCTCCTCAGGTGTTTTGTCTGTACTTGTGATCGGTTTTAGAATGAGAACATTCGAAACTTTATTAGAAGCAGATGTGCAGATGGAAAAATTCCAGGTCAATATAGAAGAAGAATTGGAGATCGCTCAGAAAACCCAAAAGAGCCTGGTAGATCTTGAATTTCCGGAGGCTGGGAGCTTTAGGATCTATTCTTATTTTAAACCTTTGGAAAGTGTTGGTGGGGATTTGATCAAAACAAATCTGGGCAAAGAGGGGGTGCTTGACTTTTTCTTTGCGGATGCTGCAGGCCACGGAGTTTCTGCGGCAATGGTTTCAGCTATGGCGGTAATGGCCTTTAAGACTATTGCTCCAGTTGCGGAAAGTCCGTCTAAAGGTTTAACTCTGATCCATGAGTCTTTGATGACCATGATCGGTGGATTTTTTATCACTGCAGTTTATATGAGACTCGATCAAGAGAAAAAAAGTCTGACCTATTCTTATGCGGGACATCATCCTGCAGTTTTAATTAAGTCAGATGGTTCTGTCCAAGAATTAACTGGGAAGGGTACTGTGTTACTTGCTCTTCCTAAACTATTCAATCGAGATTATGAAATTATACTAGAACCTGGTGATAGGGTCGTACTTTTCTCTGATGGAATGTTCGAGTTTTATACGGAAGAAAATGAATTTTTCGGTAATGAAGCATTCTTAGATCTGATCCGAGATTATACATCTCTTTCCGGAAGAGTATTTTTGGATTCTTTGGGAGAAGCTGTTCTAGGACTACATTCTTCTCCGCCTAAAGATGATATGACTATGCTACTTTTGGAAGTTCTCTAAACTAAAAAAACATCTTGCTCTTCTCGTGAGAAGAGTTAGTATCACTGCCCATGTGTGATACTTTTGTAGCCACTCCAGATTCCACTTCTTCTGGAAAAATGATCTTCGGAAAAAATTCAGATAGAGAGCCGAATGAACCTCAATGTCTCGTTAGATATCCTGAAAGAATTTCTAAGGAAAGCCAACAAAGACTTACATTTATAGATGTTCCAAGTTCTAAAAAATCCAGAGAGGTTTTGATCTCTCGTCCTCTTCATATGTGGGGAGCAGAGATGGGAGCAAATTCAAAAGGTGTTGTAATTGGGAACGAGGCAGTATTCACCAAACTTAAGATCGAAAAGAAGAATGATGGTCTTACTGGAATGGATCTTTTACGACTCGGATTAGAACGTTCCGATACGGCTGCAGAAGCAAGAGATCTTATCATAGAATATTTAGAAAGATTTGGCCAAGATGCATGTGGTGGTTATTCAAATCGGAACTTCTTCTATCATAATAGTTTTATAATCGCTGATCCTAAAGAAGCATATGTTCTGGAAACTGCAGATAGATATTGGGCTTGGAAGAAGATCAAGGGTTTTTACGCAATTTCGAATGGTCTCACTTTAGAGTCCGATTATGATGGACTTCATTCACATGCAATCGATTTTGCAAGAGCGAAAGGTTGGTTGAAGAAGGGACAAACTTTCTCCTTTAAAGAAGCATTCTCTGATTCTTTATTCACTAGTTTCAGTAAATGTAAAGTTCGAAGAGAGATTGTTACCGGCGGAGGAAAATTTTTCGGCTCCAAGCTAGGTGTTCAGCAAGCAATGCAGATCCTGAGGTTAGAAGGTAAAGAAAAGGGAAGTGTTCCTCTTTCTATCAGCCAAGGAGGTTTTCCTTCTAAGAGTATAGGATATTCTCCTCGCAAGGCGGGTATGGGATCTGTTTGTCTTCATGCGGGAGGTCCTTTGTCTCCTAACCAAACAACTTCTTCCTTTGTAGCGGAATTGGATACGAATCCTGCATACTCTCAATTTTGGGCGACTGGATGTTCTATTCCTTCTTTATCCGTTTTTATTCCATTCTCCATTCCAGGAAAAACTTTCTTAGAAGGAAATGTTGTCCAACCAGGAGCAAGTCCGGATTCTTCTCTTTGGTGGAATCATGAAATTTTATACAGGCTTTGCCTAAAAAACTATGATAAGGCAGTTTCTATTTTTAGTGCGGAGCTAAAGGAGAAGCAGGAAAAATATATTCAAAAAGTAGAATATACACTTGGCCTAAGCAGAAATTTTTCATTGGATCCGATCACCAAAGAAGCCTCGGAAGAAGTCGATAAACTTTACAGAAAGTGGAGAAATCAAGTATTAGAACTTGCAGTGAACGGAAATATTCTTCCGAATATCTGGTCTTCTCCACTTTATAATCTGAGCTGGGCGATTTGGAATCGAAAAGCGAGGATCAATTCCAGAGTTCTTAAGGGGATTGATTTGCCTTACGAACCCGCATATTTATGAATTCCACCAAAAGTGAGAACGCCATAGAGAAATAAATATATCCTTTCGGAATATGGAAATGTAAACCATCTGCGAATAACATCACTCCAATCATGATCAGAAAGGAAAGCGCCAAAATTTTCATGGTTGGATGTTCGTTTATAAAATCGCTTACCTTGCCCGAAAAAATTAGCATGATCACAAGTGAAATGACTACTGCAAGTACCATTATCATCAGATTTCCAGAAAGTCCCACCGCAGTGATGATAGAATCTACTGAAAAAATAATATCTAAAATGATAATCTGTACAATCACATTCAGAAAAGAAGGAGAAGATTCGGCTCCCAGATCCGTTTCACCTTCTTCCATTTTATGATGGATCTCACTTGTACTTTTTGCGATTAGGAAAAGTCCTCCACCTAGCATGATGAGGTCTCTTCCTGTTACTGTAAAATTTCCCACTTGAAAAAGTCCGTTTGTAAGGCTTGCAAGCCAACTTACGGTAAATAATAAGCCTATCCTAAAACCTAATGCCGCTAAGAGGCCGATTGTTCGGCCGCTTGCCTGTTGTTCTTTCGGAAGTTTACCAACTACTATGGAAAGAAATACAATATTATCAATTCCTAGAACGATTTCCATTGCTGTAAGGGTCAGAAGAGAAACGATAAGGTCTACAAGATGCAAATCCATTGTAGAAAGAAATTCGTCTAATGACTAGAAAAGCAATCGATTTCCTTTCCGGTATCGTAGAAGATTTGAAAGAGAGATGAAATTCCTACCGAAAGAAATTTTGGAATCCCAGGTCCAAGGAAGAAATTTAACCGGCCTAAGTTTCGGGGACAATCTTCCTCAAAAACCTAGTTTGGTCGTTTTTCTGCGTCACCTTGGTTGTATATTTTGCAGAGAAACTGTGGAAGACCTTCGTGTTTTCAGTTCAGAAATGGCCGCATTCCCTCCCATTTTATTTGTATATCCTGAGTCGGTGAGAGATGGAGAAGATTTTTTTTCCAGATTCTGGCCGGAAGCAAAAGCTATCTCGAATCCAAGCGCTTCCTTTTATGAACAGATCAATGTGCAAGAAGGCAATTTAATAGAATTAGCAGGTCCAGAAGTTTGGGTAAGTGCAGTACGCGCACTTGCAAAAGGAAATTTTTACGGAGTCCAAGGAAGACATTTGCTTAGAATGCCTGGTGTGTTTTTAGTTTTGAAAGATAGAATTTTATGGTCTCATTCTTATCGTCATATTGGAGACGAACCGGACTGGAGCAAAATTCCTGGATGTACTCCTTTACCTACGGATGAATACGATCCAGGGATTTTGCCAGCGTAAGTTGATGTAAAACCTAACTCCTAGGTCCGCCTCCAGGTGGAGGAGGCGGAAGTGCCGCCTTACAAGAAGCAGATAACTTGTTTTCATTTTCTCTCATACATTTCATATGAGCATGTCCTCGTTCTACGTTCTTGCAATATTTCTCCTCATCTGCAGCACAAGCTGATCTGAATTTTTCAAAACGAGATAGCATTTCGTTTATATGGTTTTTGCAAGACTCTGATAGTTTGGACATATATTCTTTCAAACAACGATCGGACTCATGGCCGTATCTGGAATCCTTACAATAAGTTTGTCTTTCTGTTTTACATGGATCTTCTCCTGGAGGTCCTCCAGGCCCACCGCTTGGTTGTGCGAATGCTGTTCCAGTTAAGATTAAGGCTAATGCAGAATGTAAGATTAGTTTTTTCATAATATTTATCTCTTGCGGGAGTTTATTCGTTCCTTTGTTTTATTTAAAGGTGGGACCTCCCTAATTTAGAAATTGGTTCCTGAGATAAATAAGTTACCGAAAATCTATTTCATGGTAGATTAAAGATTATTTGATCCTTCTATATTTATCAGGAACGTTTCTAAAAGAATTTGGTTTTTAGATTTTTTTCTTTAGGAGAGCAAAGCCTGCGTCATAGAAAACTTCTTCTTTTACAGTTTCGTAGCCAGAGAATATACAATGTTTTGCAGGGTTTTTCGAAAAGTTTTCTTTCAGATGACCCCAAATATAAATGATATAAGATCCTTGGGGTTTATCCTTACTGTCGAATTGAGTATTTGCCGCACATTTTTCGATTTTTTCATCCGGCAAATAATGAGATTGAAGATCTGGATGAATAGACACGAAAGAATATTGGGATTTATCTTTAGCTTCCAGATCTTTTTTTGTGTTTAAAGCTTCTATAGAAGCGCTTCTATAATCTTCTTTTTTAAGATTTTTCTTTGTATATTTCTTAAAGTCGTATAGTTGTACAGCACTTGCGCAAATTAATAGAATGTAGAAAAACTTCTTATATTTTTCATTCAATTCTGAACTTAAGGATATTAAAATAATATAAGCAGCAGAGATTATAATCGTATTTCGTTCATTGATCATCGGAAGATTTGCAAAAATCTGCAATGAGAACAAGATCACAAAATATAAAAATATTATTGAAAAAAGAAATAAGTAAGAAGAGTTCTTTTTGAAATAGATAAATTCCCGTATTGTTAAGAATAATAATATAGGAAAATAAATAATAAATCCTCTTCCAAAGAAAGAAAACATAGAGATAAATGGGAAAAAGAATCCAGCAGGAGGAATATGACCCATTGGTTTTAACTTGGTGCTTTCAGCAATGCTATATAAGATCCAAGGAATATACGAAATTAAAATAAGAGATCCGGCTAAAAACCAGAAAATAATTTTGCGTTTATCTTTTTGAAAAACATTATATATAAAAGATATAATGATAATAGATCCGGACCATAATAGTCCAAGATAATGCGTCCAAGCCCCTAATAAAAGTATTAAGAATAAAGATATCGCAATTGGGCTTAGGCTTTTCTTTTCTTCTCTATCATAAATGATAGTAAGTAATATTCCTAAAGCTCCTAAGGAAGCCATTATACAATAGGAACGAGTTTCTTGGCTATACCATAAAAGAATAGAACAGGCCGCTAAACTTGCTGCCAGAGAAAGAGATATTAGTTTATCTTTTTTGATTTTGTAATAATACAGGGCGGATACAGCAGAAATGGATAGAATATTGAAAATTGCAGATAATGATCGGACTGCAAAATCGGAATCTCCAAAAATTCTAATCCAATAATATAAAAGAACTTGGTAGCCTGGCGGGTGAACATCACCCTTGATACCGTTTACGAGTTCAGATAGGGAAGATGCATTACTGCTATGGATCGTAGAGAATAATTCATCAAACCATAAACTTTGATCGGCTATTCCATAAAATCTAAGATAAAAACCGTATGCAGTCAGAAATAAGAAAATAGAGGTTATTAATTTTTCCGAAAAAAATACATCTAAAACTCGTTTCATTTTCTGGGATAATTCTGACATAGAATTTGCAGGATGAGTCGATTTTATCTTTGAGTCAAACGAATTGTTTATCGGTGATCCTTAATTGATGATCTAAGTTTGGAATTATGCGCGATCACTGAGGACTCTTCCACCGGAGGGTTTATTGCCAGCCAACAGTAGGGATCGCAAATTAAAAAAATACAGAAAAGTTCGTCTTAGCTCCCAATTTAGGTTCTAAGGCGAACGGTTCCATTTTTATATTTGTAGAAGATCGGATCTTCTTTTCTGAAATCCGATCATGGAAAAATACTCCGAAAAAGACAAAAGACTTATCTCTTCCGTAGAATTTTATTATAGAGAAGGGAACTCCGAAAATTTTCTGAAAGAAGCATGGATCTGGGCCTGGACACTCGCCAAAGGAAGATATCGT is part of the Leptospira saintgironsiae genome and encodes:
- a CDS encoding TerC family protein — protein: MDLHLVDLIVSLLTLTAMEIVLGIDNIVFLSIVVGKLPKEQQASGRTIGLLAALGFRIGLLFTVSWLASLTNGLFQVGNFTVTGRDLIMLGGGLFLIAKSTSEIHHKMEEGETDLGAESSPSFLNVIVQIIILDIIFSVDSIITAVGLSGNLMIMVLAVVISLVIMLIFSGKVSDFINEHPTMKILALSFLIMIGVMLFADGLHFHIPKGYIYFSMAFSLLVEFINMRVRKANQSP
- a CDS encoding PP2C family protein-serine/threonine phosphatase — protein: MSLFLFFAGFGLLLGDPASEGLLDPRWIRVVHVTLICISIFLSFKFENFKKYSELVLLFHFAVMSIHSFYLLYVNGLYLGYLFGLILVVFSTGVSINNRRVLIPVLLLFIAVAFFVGIHVKNPKIDVGMYYFGLISSGVLSVLVIGFRMRTFETLLEADVQMEKFQVNIEEELEIAQKTQKSLVDLEFPEAGSFRIYSYFKPLESVGGDLIKTNLGKEGVLDFFFADAAGHGVSAAMVSAMAVMAFKTIAPVAESPSKGLTLIHESLMTMIGGFFITAVYMRLDQEKKSLTYSYAGHHPAVLIKSDGSVQELTGKGTVLLALPKLFNRDYEIILEPGDRVVLFSDGMFEFYTEENEFFGNEAFLDLIRDYTSLSGRVFLDSLGEAVLGLHSSPPKDDMTMLLLEVL
- a CDS encoding acyl-CoA--6-aminopenicillanic acid acyltransferase; translated protein: MCDTFVATPDSTSSGKMIFGKNSDREPNEPQCLVRYPERISKESQQRLTFIDVPSSKKSREVLISRPLHMWGAEMGANSKGVVIGNEAVFTKLKIEKKNDGLTGMDLLRLGLERSDTAAEARDLIIEYLERFGQDACGGYSNRNFFYHNSFIIADPKEAYVLETADRYWAWKKIKGFYAISNGLTLESDYDGLHSHAIDFARAKGWLKKGQTFSFKEAFSDSLFTSFSKCKVRREIVTGGGKFFGSKLGVQQAMQILRLEGKEKGSVPLSISQGGFPSKSIGYSPRKAGMGSVCLHAGGPLSPNQTTSSFVAELDTNPAYSQFWATGCSIPSLSVFIPFSIPGKTFLEGNVVQPGASPDSSLWWNHEILYRLCLKNYDKAVSIFSAELKEKQEKYIQKVEYTLGLSRNFSLDPITKEASEEVDKLYRKWRNQVLELAVNGNILPNIWSSPLYNLSWAIWNRKARINSRVLKGIDLPYEPAYL
- a CDS encoding acyl-CoA thioesterase, with the protein product MSKPEKYPYSVQQKVAWGDMDAFGHVNNVVYARYFETARASYFDDMGLWESPQKPMEGGPVLTHIEMDYRKQVRFPETIDISVKLESVKNRSFSIVCSMWNQAGECVLTGKAELLWFNFSTGKPAAIPDAYKEQFFQQNK
- a CDS encoding SelL-related redox protein, producing MKFLPKEILESQVQGRNLTGLSFGDNLPQKPSLVVFLRHLGCIFCRETVEDLRVFSSEMAAFPPILFVYPESVRDGEDFFSRFWPEAKAISNPSASFYEQINVQEGNLIELAGPEVWVSAVRALAKGNFYGVQGRHLLRMPGVFLVLKDRILWSHSYRHIGDEPDWSKIPGCTPLPTDEYDPGILPA
- a CDS encoding glycosyltransferase family 39 protein, whose translation is MKRVLDVFFSEKLITSIFLFLTAYGFYLRFYGIADQSLWFDELFSTIHSSNASSLSELVNGIKGDVHPPGYQVLLYYWIRIFGDSDFAVRSLSAIFNILSISAVSALYYYKIKKDKLISLSLAASLAACSILLWYSQETRSYCIMASLGALGILLTIIYDREEKKSLSPIAISLFLILLLGAWTHYLGLLWSGSIIIISFIYNVFQKDKRKIIFWFLAGSLILISYIPWILYSIAESTKLKPMGHIPPAGFFFPFISMFSFFGRGFIIYFPILLFLTIREFIYFKKNSSYLFLFSIIFLYFVILFSLQIFANLPMINERNTIIISAAYIILISLSSELNEKYKKFFYILLICASAVQLYDFKKYTKKNLKKEDYRSASIEALNTKKDLEAKDKSQYSFVSIHPDLQSHYLPDEKIEKCAANTQFDSKDKPQGSYIIYIWGHLKENFSKNPAKHCIFSGYETVKEEVFYDAGFALLKKKI
- a CDS encoding lysophospholipid acyltransferase family protein codes for the protein MPSKNIQKPHPGSSELARKALRWFGRLYGSLFYKTEVYGLENVPQTGKVLVLSKHQRNDDIPLGLSKALYHRRMDIWAIMKDSLAAPIFMDYFLKCGGIPLNRKEPRKSKNDLLFAKKVLNEGNMLVIFPEQTTVPYKMGKGRPGGFRFIVGKPEEPLAVLCLGLEYKPRGFLRRTSFIVRAGKLRHFEPDMDHEDFLHDCMHEIASLTNLKYPFEQGKKSADLELEEASI
- a CDS encoding tetratricopeptide repeat protein — translated: MNKLIKIALILSISTAIYAEPETNVIESSLKNYTPETDTQLANKLTALGSLKQKTRDYEGAIAFYDQSLAVRTKIGDKESAGYALVLYLKSISEFRLGKSCQALENIKEVIHVYQKIGDLDSALHAEEEGLKKYQEACGLAFAKQPSLTLNKD